The Candidatus Hydrogenisulfobacillus filiaventi sequence CGCTCCGGTACCACCTCCACCCGGGCTGCCAAGCCCAGCTCCCTGACCACCGCCGCCAAAAAGGCGGCGCGCTTCGTGCGCGCCTCGACCAGCACCCAGCTCGCCTCCGGCCGGGCAATGGCCAGCACCAGGCCCGGCTGGCCGTTGCCGCTGCCGATGTCCGCGGCCGGCCCGGCTCCGTTCCACACTGCCAAGCCGGCCAGGCTGTCCGCTACCCCTTTAAACCACAGGTCCGTTTCCTCCCAGGCCGTCAGGTTGAAGGGGGCCGCCCGCACCGCGGCCACGTAAGCCGTCAGTTGCTCCCATACCTGCGGCTCCAGGCGCAAGCCGTGCTCCGCCTGCAGCCACGCCTCCACTACCCCTTGCGGGCCCGTCACGCCGCCGCCCCCCTATAGGCCGGCGGCGGCCGCTCCCCGAGCAGCCGCCGCCAGGTGGTCCTGCCGGCCGCAGCCTAGCCGCGGCCGCTTTTCCGCCGGGACCGCTTGCCCTTGTGGCCGGAACCCTTACGGGTCCCGGATGCGGGCCGCCCCCCCGCTTCCGGAACGGCCGCCGGCCCGCCCCCTTCGGGGACCGGGGCAGCGGCCACCGGCGCCGGGGCCGCCGGCTCCTCCGGGGCGGCCTCCGGGGCAGGCGCGGGCGGGGACTGCAGGGCCGGCCCGCCCGGAGCCCGCACCACCGGACGGGTGGCCAGCGGCACGGCGGCCGCGGGCTTGGCCGCCGCCGGCCGCATAAAGAGGGCCGTCTGCCCGATCTGGAAGATATTAGAAAACACATAATACAGCGACAGCCCTGACCCGAAGCGGGCGGCCGCATAGCCCAGCACCACCGGCATCATCCAGAGCATCATCTTCTGGCTGCCTTCGGTCCCGGGTTGGGGTGGGGTAATGGCGAAGGCCTGTTTCTGAACCAGAAAGGTGGTCACCGCCACCAGCACCGGCAGCACATAGTAGGGGTCTGGCTGGTTCAAGTTCTGCAGCCACAGCAAGCCGTGCCCGACGTGATAGGGATAGGTGCGCAGGACTTCAAACAGCCCGTACATGACCGGCAACTGCAGGAGCAGGGGCAGGCAGCCGGAGGCGGGATTGACCCCTTCCTCCCGATAAAGGGCCATCAACTCCATTTGAAATTTTTGCGGGTCATCCTTGTGCTTGATCCGCAGCTCCTGCTGGCGGGGGGCAAGCCGTGCCATCTTCTGCATGGACCGGATCTGGGTCAAGCCCAACGGCAACAGCACCAGCCGCACCGCGACCGTGAGGAGGATAACCCCCACCACGTAGTTTCCGCCCCCGAGCTGGGTAAAGGTCGTGAGGCCGGCACGCAGGATATCCAAAAACCCGGACCAGATTGCCATTCAGGCCCCTCCTTGACTCAGGGGACGGGATCGTACCCGCCTTCATGAAAGGGATGACACCGCAGCACCCGCGCAGTGGCCAGCCAGGTGCCCTTGACGGCGCCGTATTTGGTCAAGGCCTCCACCGCATACTGGGAACAGGTCGGCTGATACCGGCAGGACGGCGGTGTTAACGGGGAGATGAACCGCTGATAGAACCGCACCAACGCGATGAGCAGACGCTTGACCGCTTCGCCCATGTCGCTTTAGCCTCCTCGGTTGCGGGCCAAACGGCTCGCCCGCGCCAGGAGCGTCCGGCCGGACCGCACCAGTTCCGGCCAAGGCGCCTCCAGCACCCGGGCTTTGCCCAGCACCACCAGTTGCAGGGGCACCTCCGGCGGGCCGATTTCCTGCAACAACGCCCGAAGGCGCCGACGAATCCGGTTACGCTTCACAGCGGACCCGGCCGACCGCGCCGCGGCAACACCAACCCTCGTCACTCCCGCCGGCGGCGCATCCGCCCCCTCCGGAGGGACTGACCCCAAGGGTAGCACGAACAGGATAAGATTCCGGTCTCCAACGGTACGCCCCAGCCGGAACACCCGGCTGAACTCCTGGCGGCGCCGCAGGCGCTCAAATGACGTGCGCGTC is a genomic window containing:
- the rsmG gene encoding Ribosomal RNA small subunit methyltransferase G translates to MTGPQGVVEAWLQAEHGLRLEPQVWEQLTAYVAAVRAAPFNLTAWEETDLWFKGVADSLAGLAVWNGAGPAADIGSGNGQPGLVLAIARPEASWVLVEARTKRAAFLAAVVRELGLAARVEVVPERAEEWLRHRPAGAATVVARALGPLAVTAELTVPAARPGGRILLWRGPEAGREVEAAAAWLARLGARPERLWSYALPAGRGHRVLVALHKVAETPDRYPRRGGALGR
- a CDS encoding membrane protein of unknown function (Evidence 5 : Unknown function) codes for the protein MAIWSGFLDILRAGLTTFTQLGGGNYVVGVILLTVAVRLVLLPLGLTQIRSMQKMARLAPRQQELRIKHKDDPQKFQMELMALYREEGVNPASGCLPLLLQLPVMYGLFEVLRTYPYHVGHGLLWLQNLNQPDPYYVLPVLVAVTTFLVQKQAFAITPPQPGTEGSQKMMLWMMPVVLGYAAARFGSGLSLYYVFSNIFQIGQTALFMRPAAAKPAAAVPLATRPVVRAPGGPALQSPPAPAPEAAPEEPAAPAPVAAAPVPEGGGPAAVPEAGGRPASGTRKGSGHKGKRSRRKSGRG
- the ytjA gene encoding membrane protein insertion efficiency factor (Evidence 2a : Function from experimental evidences in other organisms; PubMedId : 19306042, 21803992; Product type f : factor) — its product is MGEAVKRLLIALVRFYQRFISPLTPPSCRYQPTCSQYAVEALTKYGAVKGTWLATARVLRCHPFHEGGYDPVP
- the rnpA gene encoding Ribonuclease P protein component, giving the protein MTRTSFERLRRRQEFSRVFRLGRTVGDRNLILFVLPLGSVPPEGADAPPAGVTRVGVAAARSAGSAVKRNRIRRRLRALLQEIGPPEVPLQLVVLGKARVLEAPWPELVRSGRTLLARASRLARNRGG